One stretch of Manis pentadactyla isolate mManPen7 chromosome 10, mManPen7.hap1, whole genome shotgun sequence DNA includes these proteins:
- the ZCWPW1 gene encoding zinc finger CW-type PWWP domain protein 1 isoform X1 has product MMATLQSKEECGKGPKKIFAPPVQKLHSLMSYSLNSPKEETLGINSPAAEARPSLPKARLEEKKEKATSENGPSNGQEKKGKVQDKRAVKKGKEKASLTNDEFEEIVQIVLQKSLQECLETSCAQSVRSTQLDKEPGIASPTTDNAHANGGRIMGPDILELSASQEDGVIPEIETSKTSQPDPVSSEKKFNRLSLSKGKKEARKYMEKTQSGHEHKQKDQPKKIVRDHSHIREQQKGEESGFGQCQVWVQCSSPNCEKWRRLCGNIDPSVLPVNWSCDQNTDLEYNCCDIPEETWTGRESDVAYASYIPGSIIWAKQYGYPWWPGMVESDPDLGEYFLFASHLDSLPSKYHVTFFGERVSRAWIPVNMLKNFQELTLELTGMKNCRNKDCSQKLGAALMMAQEAEQISIQERVNLFGFRSRFNGSDDSGEGKDLMLSGPNSPDSCLEKEEEESELEEEEEEKKDPTLPSPKPAKIQTKKPKARGIANGQDGTPQRKTVKRSLGNESAAPPVPIIGRKGHGNSYPDQPGPTKKFKAPQIKASLTNLSEEKEARMVPKGLTPTVHCGACPVVGKEGPGPQELPPQQARSFHPDDEDSSDLDLEQLLEEVGKELEQREEPQLRDDAEEFTMAFFEE; this is encoded by the exons AATGTGGGAAAGGACCAAAGAAAATCTTTGCTCCACCTGTACAGAAATTACATAGCTTGATGTCCTATAGCCTTAACTCACCCAAGGAAGAGACCCTGGGAATCAATTCCCCAGCGGCAGAGGCCAGACCAAGCCTGCCAAAAGCCAGGTTAGAGGAGAAGAAGGAGAAAGCGACCTCAGAAAATGGTCCAAGCAATGgccaggagaaaaaaggaaaagttcaAGACAAGCGAGCAGTGAAGAAAGGAAAG GAAAAAGCAAGTCTTACCAATGACGAATTTGAGGAGATTGTCCAGATTGTGCTACAGAAGTCTCTTCAGGAGTGCTTGG AGACTTCCTGTGCCCAGTCCGTAAGATCTACCCAGTTAGACAAGGAACCAGGAATTGCTTCTCCTACTACTGATAATGCTCATGCTAATGG AGGGAGGATAATGGGACCTGACATTCTagagctttcagcctctcaggaAGATGGAGTAATCCCTGAGATAGAGACATCTAAGACAAGCCAGCCAGATCCTGTATCCTCTGAGAAGAAATTCAATAGACTCTCCTTaagcaaaggaaagaaggaagctcGTAAGTATA TGGAGAAAACCCAAAGTGGACATGAGCATAAGCAAAAAGACCAACCAAAGAAAATAGTTCGGGATCATTCTCACATCAGGGAACagcaaaaaggagaagaaagtggTTTTG gTCAATGTCAAGTGTGGGTCCAGTGTTCCTCTCCAAACTGTGAGAAATGGAGGCGACTTTGTGGGAACATCGACCCCTCTGTCCTTCCAGTTAATTGGTCCTGTGACCAGAATACAG ACTTGGAGTATAATTGCTGTGATATCCCTGAGGAGACCTGGACAGGGCGTGAGAGTGATGTGGCCTATGCCTCCTACATCCCAGGATCCATCATCTGGGCCAAGCAATATGGTTACCCCTG GTGGCCAGGCATGGTAGAATCCGATCCTGACCTGggggaatattttctttttgcttctcatCTTGATTCCCTGCCG TCCAAGTACCATGTGACATTTTTTGGAGAAAGAGTCTCTCGCGCTTGGATCCCAGTCAACATGCTGAAGAACTTCCAGGAGCTGACCCTAGAGCTAACTGGAATG aaaaactgcaggaacaagGACTGCAGCCAGAAACTAGGGGCAGCCCTGATGATGGCTCAAGAGGCAGAACAGATCAGTATTCAG GAGCGGGTTAACTTGTTTGGTTTCCGGAGCCGATTCAATGGATCTGATGATAGTGGGGAAGGAAAAG ACTTAATGCTCTCTGGGCCTAACAGCCCAGATTCCTGCttggagaaagaagaggaagagtcagagttggaggaggaggaggaagagaaaaaa GACCCAACTTTGCCCAGTCCCAAGCCAGCCAAAATTCAGACCAAAAAACCCAAGGCAAGAG GTATAGCAAATGGACAAGATGGAACCCCTCAAAGGAAGACAGTGAAGAGATCTCTGGGAAATGAATCTGCAGCTCCTCCTGTACCCATAATAGGAAGGAAAGGACATGGAAATTCATATCCTGACCAGCCAG GCCctacaaaaaaatttaaagctcCCCAAATCAAGGCCTCCTTAACCAACTTGTCTGAGGAAAAAGAAGCTAGAATGGTGCCAAAGGGCCTGACCCCCACAGTTCATTGTGGGGCCTGTCCTGTGGTGGGAAAAGAAGGGCCTGGACCCCAGGAGCTACCACCTCAGCAGGCTAGAAGTTTCCACCCTGATGATGAAGACTCCAGTGACCTGGACCTGGAGCAACTCCTGGAAGAAGTTGGAAAAGAGCTGGAACAGAGAGAAGAGCCACAGCTCAGGGATGATGCAGAGGAGTTCACCATGGCCTTCTTCGAGGAATAG
- the ZCWPW1 gene encoding zinc finger CW-type PWWP domain protein 1 isoform X2 — MMATLQSKEECGKGPKKIFAPPVQKLHSLMSYSLNSPKEETLGINSPAAEARPSLPKARLEEKKEKATSENGPSNGQEKKGKVQDKRAVKKGKEKASLTNDEFEEIVQIVLQKSLQECLETSCAQSVRSTQLDKEPGIASPTTDNAHANGGRIMGPDILELSASQEDGVIPEIETSKTSQPDPVSSEKKFNRLSLSKGKKEAHKVEKTQSGHEHKQKDQPKKIVRDHSHIREQQKGEESGFGQCQVWVQCSSPNCEKWRRLCGNIDPSVLPVNWSCDQNTDLEYNCCDIPEETWTGRESDVAYASYIPGSIIWAKQYGYPWWPGMVESDPDLGEYFLFASHLDSLPSKYHVTFFGERVSRAWIPVNMLKNFQELTLELTGMKNCRNKDCSQKLGAALMMAQEAEQISIQERVNLFGFRSRFNGSDDSGEGKDLMLSGPNSPDSCLEKEEEESELEEEEEEKKDPTLPSPKPAKIQTKKPKARGIANGQDGTPQRKTVKRSLGNESAAPPVPIIGRKGHGNSYPDQPGPTKKFKAPQIKASLTNLSEEKEARMVPKGLTPTVHCGACPVVGKEGPGPQELPPQQARSFHPDDEDSSDLDLEQLLEEVGKELEQREEPQLRDDAEEFTMAFFEE; from the exons AATGTGGGAAAGGACCAAAGAAAATCTTTGCTCCACCTGTACAGAAATTACATAGCTTGATGTCCTATAGCCTTAACTCACCCAAGGAAGAGACCCTGGGAATCAATTCCCCAGCGGCAGAGGCCAGACCAAGCCTGCCAAAAGCCAGGTTAGAGGAGAAGAAGGAGAAAGCGACCTCAGAAAATGGTCCAAGCAATGgccaggagaaaaaaggaaaagttcaAGACAAGCGAGCAGTGAAGAAAGGAAAG GAAAAAGCAAGTCTTACCAATGACGAATTTGAGGAGATTGTCCAGATTGTGCTACAGAAGTCTCTTCAGGAGTGCTTGG AGACTTCCTGTGCCCAGTCCGTAAGATCTACCCAGTTAGACAAGGAACCAGGAATTGCTTCTCCTACTACTGATAATGCTCATGCTAATGG AGGGAGGATAATGGGACCTGACATTCTagagctttcagcctctcaggaAGATGGAGTAATCCCTGAGATAGAGACATCTAAGACAAGCCAGCCAGATCCTGTATCCTCTGAGAAGAAATTCAATAGACTCTCCTTaagcaaaggaaagaaggaagctc ATAAAGTGGAGAAAACCCAAAGTGGACATGAGCATAAGCAAAAAGACCAACCAAAGAAAATAGTTCGGGATCATTCTCACATCAGGGAACagcaaaaaggagaagaaagtggTTTTG gTCAATGTCAAGTGTGGGTCCAGTGTTCCTCTCCAAACTGTGAGAAATGGAGGCGACTTTGTGGGAACATCGACCCCTCTGTCCTTCCAGTTAATTGGTCCTGTGACCAGAATACAG ACTTGGAGTATAATTGCTGTGATATCCCTGAGGAGACCTGGACAGGGCGTGAGAGTGATGTGGCCTATGCCTCCTACATCCCAGGATCCATCATCTGGGCCAAGCAATATGGTTACCCCTG GTGGCCAGGCATGGTAGAATCCGATCCTGACCTGggggaatattttctttttgcttctcatCTTGATTCCCTGCCG TCCAAGTACCATGTGACATTTTTTGGAGAAAGAGTCTCTCGCGCTTGGATCCCAGTCAACATGCTGAAGAACTTCCAGGAGCTGACCCTAGAGCTAACTGGAATG aaaaactgcaggaacaagGACTGCAGCCAGAAACTAGGGGCAGCCCTGATGATGGCTCAAGAGGCAGAACAGATCAGTATTCAG GAGCGGGTTAACTTGTTTGGTTTCCGGAGCCGATTCAATGGATCTGATGATAGTGGGGAAGGAAAAG ACTTAATGCTCTCTGGGCCTAACAGCCCAGATTCCTGCttggagaaagaagaggaagagtcagagttggaggaggaggaggaagagaaaaaa GACCCAACTTTGCCCAGTCCCAAGCCAGCCAAAATTCAGACCAAAAAACCCAAGGCAAGAG GTATAGCAAATGGACAAGATGGAACCCCTCAAAGGAAGACAGTGAAGAGATCTCTGGGAAATGAATCTGCAGCTCCTCCTGTACCCATAATAGGAAGGAAAGGACATGGAAATTCATATCCTGACCAGCCAG GCCctacaaaaaaatttaaagctcCCCAAATCAAGGCCTCCTTAACCAACTTGTCTGAGGAAAAAGAAGCTAGAATGGTGCCAAAGGGCCTGACCCCCACAGTTCATTGTGGGGCCTGTCCTGTGGTGGGAAAAGAAGGGCCTGGACCCCAGGAGCTACCACCTCAGCAGGCTAGAAGTTTCCACCCTGATGATGAAGACTCCAGTGACCTGGACCTGGAGCAACTCCTGGAAGAAGTTGGAAAAGAGCTGGAACAGAGAGAAGAGCCACAGCTCAGGGATGATGCAGAGGAGTTCACCATGGCCTTCTTCGAGGAATAG
- the ZCWPW1 gene encoding zinc finger CW-type PWWP domain protein 1 isoform X3: MMATLQSKEECGKGPKKIFAPPVQKLHSLMSYSLNSPKEETLGINSPAAEARPSLPKARLEEKKEKATSENGPSNGQEKKGKVQDKRAVKKGKEKASLTNDEFEEIVQIVLQKSLQECLETSCAQSVRSTQLDKEPGIASPTTDNAHANGGRIMGPDILELSASQEDGVIPEIETSKTSQPDPVSSEKKFNRLSLSKGKKEARQCQVWVQCSSPNCEKWRRLCGNIDPSVLPVNWSCDQNTDLEYNCCDIPEETWTGRESDVAYASYIPGSIIWAKQYGYPWWPGMVESDPDLGEYFLFASHLDSLPSKYHVTFFGERVSRAWIPVNMLKNFQELTLELTGMKNCRNKDCSQKLGAALMMAQEAEQISIQERVNLFGFRSRFNGSDDSGEGKDLMLSGPNSPDSCLEKEEEESELEEEEEEKKDPTLPSPKPAKIQTKKPKARGIANGQDGTPQRKTVKRSLGNESAAPPVPIIGRKGHGNSYPDQPGPTKKFKAPQIKASLTNLSEEKEARMVPKGLTPTVHCGACPVVGKEGPGPQELPPQQARSFHPDDEDSSDLDLEQLLEEVGKELEQREEPQLRDDAEEFTMAFFEE; encoded by the exons AATGTGGGAAAGGACCAAAGAAAATCTTTGCTCCACCTGTACAGAAATTACATAGCTTGATGTCCTATAGCCTTAACTCACCCAAGGAAGAGACCCTGGGAATCAATTCCCCAGCGGCAGAGGCCAGACCAAGCCTGCCAAAAGCCAGGTTAGAGGAGAAGAAGGAGAAAGCGACCTCAGAAAATGGTCCAAGCAATGgccaggagaaaaaaggaaaagttcaAGACAAGCGAGCAGTGAAGAAAGGAAAG GAAAAAGCAAGTCTTACCAATGACGAATTTGAGGAGATTGTCCAGATTGTGCTACAGAAGTCTCTTCAGGAGTGCTTGG AGACTTCCTGTGCCCAGTCCGTAAGATCTACCCAGTTAGACAAGGAACCAGGAATTGCTTCTCCTACTACTGATAATGCTCATGCTAATGG AGGGAGGATAATGGGACCTGACATTCTagagctttcagcctctcaggaAGATGGAGTAATCCCTGAGATAGAGACATCTAAGACAAGCCAGCCAGATCCTGTATCCTCTGAGAAGAAATTCAATAGACTCTCCTTaagcaaaggaaagaaggaagctc gTCAATGTCAAGTGTGGGTCCAGTGTTCCTCTCCAAACTGTGAGAAATGGAGGCGACTTTGTGGGAACATCGACCCCTCTGTCCTTCCAGTTAATTGGTCCTGTGACCAGAATACAG ACTTGGAGTATAATTGCTGTGATATCCCTGAGGAGACCTGGACAGGGCGTGAGAGTGATGTGGCCTATGCCTCCTACATCCCAGGATCCATCATCTGGGCCAAGCAATATGGTTACCCCTG GTGGCCAGGCATGGTAGAATCCGATCCTGACCTGggggaatattttctttttgcttctcatCTTGATTCCCTGCCG TCCAAGTACCATGTGACATTTTTTGGAGAAAGAGTCTCTCGCGCTTGGATCCCAGTCAACATGCTGAAGAACTTCCAGGAGCTGACCCTAGAGCTAACTGGAATG aaaaactgcaggaacaagGACTGCAGCCAGAAACTAGGGGCAGCCCTGATGATGGCTCAAGAGGCAGAACAGATCAGTATTCAG GAGCGGGTTAACTTGTTTGGTTTCCGGAGCCGATTCAATGGATCTGATGATAGTGGGGAAGGAAAAG ACTTAATGCTCTCTGGGCCTAACAGCCCAGATTCCTGCttggagaaagaagaggaagagtcagagttggaggaggaggaggaagagaaaaaa GACCCAACTTTGCCCAGTCCCAAGCCAGCCAAAATTCAGACCAAAAAACCCAAGGCAAGAG GTATAGCAAATGGACAAGATGGAACCCCTCAAAGGAAGACAGTGAAGAGATCTCTGGGAAATGAATCTGCAGCTCCTCCTGTACCCATAATAGGAAGGAAAGGACATGGAAATTCATATCCTGACCAGCCAG GCCctacaaaaaaatttaaagctcCCCAAATCAAGGCCTCCTTAACCAACTTGTCTGAGGAAAAAGAAGCTAGAATGGTGCCAAAGGGCCTGACCCCCACAGTTCATTGTGGGGCCTGTCCTGTGGTGGGAAAAGAAGGGCCTGGACCCCAGGAGCTACCACCTCAGCAGGCTAGAAGTTTCCACCCTGATGATGAAGACTCCAGTGACCTGGACCTGGAGCAACTCCTGGAAGAAGTTGGAAAAGAGCTGGAACAGAGAGAAGAGCCACAGCTCAGGGATGATGCAGAGGAGTTCACCATGGCCTTCTTCGAGGAATAG